AATTCCTTCTATTGGCTGAACTGTCTGGTTTGTGTCAGTAAACCTAGTCAGGGAGGCAATAATGGAGGTAGGTGTCTCCTAAACCAAAACCGTGCCGTTAAGCCCTGTCAGAGTACTCTCGCAGCCCGCTATTTTGGGGTTTGATCCGGGGCGACAGAAATGTGGTCTGGCCATTATGGGGCTAGATCGAGTGTTGCGCCATCAAGAAGTGGTTCAGGCCGAATCCGCTCTCGACACTATTCAAACCCTACGCCAGCAATACCCCATTTCTATCATCGTGATGGGCAACCAGACCACGGCTAAGACCTGGAAGACAAAAATCGAGACCCTGCCCGACTCCCCTCGGGTCATGCTAGTAGACGAGCGCTACAGCACCCTTGAGGCCCGCGATCGTTACTGGCAGATGTATCCGCCCAAAGGGGTTGGACGCTTGCTGCCGCAGTCTTTACGCAAAATTCCCCGCCCCATCGACGACATTGTGGCGATCTTGCTAATTGAGCGTTATTTAAACCGGCTCACGGCTAATTAGACCGGCTTTACAGCTTGGCTCGAATGGTGAAGGAATAGTCGCCGCCGGGCTCTAGCTGGTAGTCAAACTGCTCTAAAAATCGGCTGAGAGGTTCTCGAATTAGGGCTCGCCCTAGGGAAGGCTCGACTTTAAGCTGACCCTGACGAAAGCGCCATTGAAATTGCCACTCATAGTCGTTGGCTCGCACTTCCCCCTCAATCCTGCCTTGGCTCCAGGACTGGTGGGTGATGCGGACGTATGCAGTGGTTCTGGGCAAGCGGTTAGCGGTCACGGAATCTCGGATATAAGTTGCAAAGGGTGTTTTACCAATTTTTAACGACTGAGCCCCAGCAGTTGATAACAATACCCCCTCTCTAGGTAAGATAACGGGACGGTCTTCGTCGGTCTACCCCTTTGGGGGTTCTTTGAGCGGTCCCTTTATTGCCCTTGTAAATAGTCCGTAATAAATAGTCCCCGTTAAAAGTTCCTAATTAAAAGTCCCTAGTTAAGGTGCCAACTAAAGTTTCCGGCAAAGAGCCCTTTGCCTCTAGCTGTTCAAGCAAGGCTCAAAAACGGTAGCCTAAGATCAAGACAAGGTCAGCGATGGTTAAAGATCGGCCCCCAGGTGCGATCGCATTCGCCAAACTCGGTCTTTGGGCTTGACAGCTTCAGTCTGGCCCTCTAATTCTGTAATTGTCCTGCAACTGTATAGAGTTGGAAACTGAGCGTGCCCAAGGTCGGCATTATTTACAACGACGTTAAGCCATTGGCGTGTCAGGTAGCGCACCACTGGCAGGAGAAGCTGACCAGCCTTGGCTATGATATCCACCTGACAACAGGGATGGGTGGGCTCCTCGGCTACTCCAGTCACGAGCGACCCATTTGCCACACCCCGATCGAAAGCCTGGCCCCCCCCCACTTCGATACCGACATGGACTTTGCGGTCGTACTGGGAGGGGACGGCACCGTTTTATCTGCCTTCCGGCAGCTGGCCCCGGTCGGTGTCCCCCTGCTAACGGTCAACACTGGCCATATGGGATTTCTGACAGAAGCCTATCTTAACCAGCTCCCTCAAGCCATGGAGCAAGTTCTGGCAGGCGACTACGAAATTGAGGAGCGGGCGATGCTCTCAGTTCAGCTCTTTCACCAGGAGGAGCTAATGTGGGAAGCTCTCTGCCTTAACGAGATGGTGCTGCACCGAGAACCACTGACCAGCATGTGTCACTTTGAGGTTGAGGTCGGCAAGCACGCTACCGTAGACATCGCTGCCGATGGCATTATCATCTCCACCCCT
This DNA window, taken from Pseudanabaena sp. FACHB-2040, encodes the following:
- the ruvX gene encoding Holliday junction resolvase RuvX; the protein is MPLSPVRVLSQPAILGFDPGRQKCGLAIMGLDRVLRHQEVVQAESALDTIQTLRQQYPISIIVMGNQTTAKTWKTKIETLPDSPRVMLVDERYSTLEARDRYWQMYPPKGVGRLLPQSLRKIPRPIDDIVAILLIERYLNRLTAN
- a CDS encoding DUF3146 family protein — translated: MTANRLPRTTAYVRITHQSWSQGRIEGEVRANDYEWQFQWRFRQGQLKVEPSLGRALIREPLSRFLEQFDYQLEPGGDYSFTIRAKL
- a CDS encoding NAD(+) kinase, which gives rise to MPKVGIIYNDVKPLACQVAHHWQEKLTSLGYDIHLTTGMGGLLGYSSHERPICHTPIESLAPPHFDTDMDFAVVLGGDGTVLSAFRQLAPVGVPLLTVNTGHMGFLTEAYLNQLPQAMEQVLAGDYEIEERAMLSVQLFHQEELMWEALCLNEMVLHREPLTSMCHFEVEVGKHATVDIAADGIIISTPTGSTAYSLSAGGPVITPGVPVMQLMPICPHSLASRGLVFPDTERVTIRSANPDPLVMVVDGNAGCYVLPKDWICTCRSPYTARFIRLQPPEFFKVLREKLGWGLPHIAKPSSVELP